Proteins encoded together in one Aeromonas encheleia window:
- a CDS encoding Rrf2 family transcriptional regulator produces the protein MQLTRFTDYALRTLTFLAIQPGDRLSTITEVADTFAISRNHVVKIVHQLGIKGYIETIRGKHGGIRLGRSAVSINLRDVVMDMEHVLCPVDCKRENCRLSGGCRIQGILRRAMNAFLEVLGEYTLADAVRDPTRLCHLLGIEQDNVLAMA, from the coding sequence ATGCAACTGACACGATTTACCGACTATGCCCTGCGGACCCTGACTTTTCTGGCAATCCAGCCGGGAGATCGCCTGTCGACCATCACCGAGGTGGCCGACACCTTCGCCATCTCCCGCAACCACGTGGTCAAGATAGTGCATCAGCTCGGCATCAAGGGTTACATCGAGACGATCCGTGGCAAGCACGGCGGCATCCGCCTCGGTCGCTCCGCGGTCTCCATCAACCTGCGCGACGTGGTGATGGACATGGAGCACGTGCTCTGTCCGGTGGACTGCAAACGCGAGAACTGCCGTCTCTCCGGCGGTTGCCGTATCCAGGGCATACTGCGCCGCGCCATGAATGCCTTCCTCGAGGTGCTGGGGGAATACACCCTGGCCGATGCGGTGCGGGATCCGACCCGGCTCTGCCACCTGCTGGGGATAGAGCAGGACAACGTCCTGGCCATGGCATAA
- a CDS encoding CoA-acylating methylmalonate-semialdehyde dehydrogenase, whose protein sequence is MTYRVSNFIGGETKESHSERFGAIFDPATGQQQGQVVLSTAAECAEAIAIAEQAFADWSQTPPLVRARVMFRFKALMEEHRDELARLISREHGKVFSDAQGELTRGLEVVEFACGIPHLLKGEHSLNVGRGVDSHSMMQPVGVCAGITPFNFPAMVPLWMFPVALACGNSFILKPSEKDPSLSLRMAELLKQAGLPDGVLNVVNGDKEVVDVLLTDPRVQAVSFVGSTPIAQYIYATASAHGKRVQALGGAKNHMLVMPDADLDQAVSALMGAAYGAAGERCMAISVAVVVGEVTADALVAKLTPLVEALRVGPGLGASPENEMGPLISREHLAKVRGYVDQGVAEGAQLRVDGRGVSHGEGYFIGGSLFDRVTPEMRIYREEIFGPVLAIVRAPDYETALGLINDHEYGNGTAIFTCDGDTARDFTTRVQVGMVGVNVPIPVPMAFHSFGGWKRSIFGPLNMHGPDGVRFYTRMKTVTARWPQSLRAGAEFSMPTMK, encoded by the coding sequence ATGACATACCGGGTTAGCAACTTCATCGGCGGTGAGACGAAAGAGAGCCACAGCGAGCGCTTCGGCGCCATCTTCGATCCGGCCACCGGCCAGCAGCAGGGACAGGTGGTGCTCAGCACCGCCGCCGAGTGCGCCGAGGCCATCGCCATCGCCGAGCAGGCCTTCGCCGACTGGTCCCAGACTCCGCCGCTGGTACGGGCGCGGGTGATGTTTCGCTTCAAGGCGCTGATGGAGGAGCATCGCGACGAGCTGGCCCGGCTCATCAGCCGCGAGCATGGCAAGGTGTTCTCCGATGCCCAGGGCGAGCTGACTCGGGGGCTGGAGGTGGTGGAGTTTGCCTGCGGCATCCCTCATCTGCTCAAGGGGGAGCACTCCCTCAACGTGGGCCGCGGGGTGGACAGCCACTCCATGATGCAACCGGTGGGGGTCTGCGCCGGCATCACGCCGTTCAACTTCCCGGCCATGGTGCCGCTGTGGATGTTCCCGGTGGCGCTGGCCTGCGGCAACAGCTTCATCCTCAAGCCGTCCGAGAAGGATCCCTCGCTCTCCCTGCGCATGGCCGAGCTGCTCAAGCAGGCCGGCCTGCCGGACGGGGTGCTCAACGTGGTCAACGGCGACAAGGAGGTGGTGGATGTGCTGCTGACCGACCCGCGTGTGCAGGCGGTGTCCTTCGTCGGCTCCACCCCCATCGCCCAGTACATCTATGCCACCGCCTCGGCCCATGGCAAGCGGGTGCAGGCGCTGGGCGGCGCCAAGAACCACATGCTGGTTATGCCGGATGCGGATCTCGATCAGGCGGTCTCCGCCCTGATGGGAGCGGCTTACGGTGCGGCCGGCGAGCGCTGCATGGCGATCTCGGTGGCCGTGGTGGTCGGCGAGGTCACCGCCGATGCCTTGGTGGCCAAGCTGACACCGCTGGTGGAGGCGCTGCGGGTCGGCCCGGGTCTGGGCGCGAGCCCGGAGAACGAGATGGGGCCGCTCATCAGCCGCGAGCATCTGGCCAAGGTGCGCGGCTACGTGGATCAGGGGGTGGCCGAGGGGGCCCAGCTGCGAGTGGATGGGCGCGGCGTCAGCCACGGCGAAGGCTACTTCATCGGCGGCAGCCTGTTCGATCGGGTGACCCCCGAGATGCGCATCTACCGGGAGGAGATCTTCGGCCCGGTGCTGGCCATAGTGCGGGCGCCGGACTATGAAACCGCGCTCGGGCTCATCAACGATCACGAGTACGGCAACGGCACCGCCATCTTTACCTGTGACGGCGATACCGCAAGGGACTTCACCACCCGGGTTCAGGTCGGTATGGTAGGGGTGAACGTTCCCATCCCGGTGCCCATGGCGTTTCACAGCTTCGGTGGCTGGAAACGGTCCATCTTCGGGCCGCTCAACATGCACGGGCCGGATGGGGTACGCTTCTATACCCGGATGAAGACAGTCACCGCGCGCTGGCCACAGAGCCTGCGAGCCGGCGCCGAGTTCTCCATGCCGACCATGAAATGA
- a CDS encoding TrkH family potassium uptake protein, with protein MIKLRPIVFTLGLVLSKLALFMWLPTLLALLTGSEGFVEFLKSVLITHGAALLCLHYGRKAEFHLGVREMFLLTTSVWVVACIFGALPFFFINHIDFTDAYFETMSGVTTTGSTVLSGLDGMAHSILLWRSILQWLGGVGFIVMAVAVLPYLNVGGMKLFQTESSDWSDKSAPRAKTVANNIVVVYLVLSMLCFLAYWVSGMTLFEAVNHSMTTLSTGGYSTSDQSMSHFSNSAHWIGTLFMFLGGLPFLLYIQSLNRRDNSLLKDAQVQGFFWLVVWVTVIVTFYLWVRDIYGFMDALRISSFNIVSVLTTTGFGLGDFGTWGPLTSIIFIILLALGACSGSTAGGLKIFRVQVAFALFKKQMRQLMHPSAVFPQKYNGRPVNDAIIRSMISFVLAYFAIILLIAALLAAIGLDPLTAISGSITAVANVGPGMGPIIGPSTNFATLPDAAKWILSFGMLLGRLEILTVAVIFFPSFWRQ; from the coding sequence ATGATCAAGCTGCGTCCCATCGTCTTCACCCTCGGGCTGGTGCTCTCCAAGCTGGCCCTGTTCATGTGGTTGCCCACCCTGCTGGCGCTGCTCACCGGTTCCGAGGGCTTCGTCGAATTTCTCAAGTCCGTGCTGATCACCCACGGCGCCGCCCTGCTCTGCCTGCACTACGGGCGCAAGGCGGAATTTCACCTCGGGGTGCGGGAGATGTTCCTGCTCACCACCTCGGTCTGGGTGGTGGCCTGCATCTTCGGCGCCCTGCCCTTCTTCTTCATCAACCACATCGACTTCACCGACGCCTACTTCGAGACCATGTCCGGTGTCACCACCACGGGTTCCACAGTGCTGTCCGGGCTGGACGGCATGGCCCACAGCATCTTGCTGTGGCGCTCCATCCTGCAGTGGCTCGGCGGTGTTGGCTTCATCGTGATGGCGGTAGCCGTGCTGCCCTACCTCAACGTGGGCGGCATGAAGCTGTTCCAGACCGAGAGCTCGGATTGGTCTGACAAGAGCGCACCGCGCGCCAAGACGGTGGCCAACAACATAGTGGTGGTCTACCTGGTGCTCTCCATGCTCTGCTTCCTCGCCTACTGGGTGAGCGGCATGACGCTGTTCGAGGCGGTCAACCACTCCATGACGACGCTGAGCACCGGCGGCTACTCCACCTCGGATCAGTCCATGTCCCACTTCTCCAACTCGGCGCACTGGATCGGTACCCTGTTCATGTTCCTCGGCGGCCTGCCCTTCCTGCTCTACATCCAGAGCCTGAACCGTCGCGACAACAGCCTGCTCAAGGATGCCCAGGTACAGGGCTTCTTCTGGCTGGTGGTCTGGGTGACCGTCATCGTCACCTTCTATCTCTGGGTCAGGGATATTTACGGCTTCATGGATGCCCTGCGCATCAGCAGCTTCAACATAGTCTCTGTGCTGACCACCACCGGCTTCGGCCTCGGTGACTTCGGCACCTGGGGGCCGCTCACCAGCATCATCTTCATCATTTTGCTGGCGCTCGGCGCCTGCTCCGGCTCCACCGCCGGGGGGCTCAAGATCTTCCGGGTGCAGGTGGCCTTCGCCCTGTTCAAGAAGCAGATGCGCCAGCTGATGCACCCCTCCGCCGTCTTCCCCCAGAAGTACAACGGCCGCCCGGTCAACGACGCCATCATCCGCTCCATGATCTCCTTCGTGCTGGCCTATTTCGCCATCATCTTGCTGATCGCCGCCCTGCTCGCCGCCATCGGCCTGGATCCGCTGACCGCCATCTCCGGCTCCATCACGGCGGTGGCCAACGTGGGTCCCGGCATGGGCCCCATCATAGGACCCAGCACCAACTTCGCCACCCTGCCGGATGCGGCCAAGTGGATCCTCTCCTTCGGCATGCTGCTGGGTCGACTCGAGATCCTGACCGTCGCGGTGATCTTCTTCCCCTCCTTCTGGCGGCAGTAA
- a CDS encoding glutamine amidotransferase-related protein, with the protein MRLGILDCDRLDPDLAGSFGPVYSEMFIKGFRALAPALEYRVWSALDGELPADLNECDAWLITGSRHDAYSDLPWILALRDWIRRAHDQNVKLAGICFGHQVIAQALGGEVMKSTKGWGLGVSVHPMQEAKPWMQPGLDTIRILASHQDQVEQLPPGATLLAGNDFCPNFMFLQGDHIVAIQGHPEFSVEYNRALIERRRDRLPDEHYQSSLSSLEGEVDSATMMQWLLQFLGMLPVGPAVR; encoded by the coding sequence ATGCGACTGGGAATTCTCGATTGTGACCGGCTGGACCCCGATTTGGCGGGGAGTTTTGGCCCCGTTTACTCCGAGATGTTTATCAAGGGCTTCCGGGCGCTGGCCCCGGCGCTGGAATACCGGGTCTGGTCGGCGCTCGATGGCGAGCTGCCGGCCGACCTGAACGAATGCGATGCCTGGCTCATCACCGGCTCGCGCCACGATGCTTACAGCGATCTGCCCTGGATCCTGGCGCTGCGCGACTGGATCCGGCGCGCCCACGATCAGAACGTCAAACTGGCCGGGATCTGCTTCGGCCATCAGGTGATCGCCCAGGCACTGGGGGGGGAGGTGATGAAGTCCACCAAGGGCTGGGGGCTCGGCGTCTCCGTCCACCCCATGCAGGAGGCGAAGCCCTGGATGCAGCCTGGGCTGGACACGATCCGGATCCTGGCCAGCCACCAGGATCAGGTGGAGCAGCTGCCGCCGGGGGCGACCCTGCTGGCGGGCAACGACTTCTGCCCGAACTTCATGTTCCTGCAGGGGGATCACATAGTCGCGATTCAGGGCCACCCTGAGTTCTCGGTGGAGTACAACCGGGCGCTGATCGAGCGGCGACGGGATCGGCTGCCCGATGAGCACTACCAGAGCAGCCTCTCCTCCCTGGAGGGGGAGGTGGACTCGGCCACCATGATGCAGTGGCTGCTGCAGTTTCTCGGCATGCTGCCGGTCGGGCCCGCCGTGCGCTGA
- the rmuC gene encoding DNA recombination protein RmuC, with the protein MIPMTSWLPALLAGLLALGLGWLVGRRAAREEMLLTEERHQALQDRFDELQDEKMLGQQKLEQQQALLLKLTARLKDAEATLRSERIASAEKLQLQQQAEARLSQQFENLANRIFEQNSGNFRELNQNSLDLLLTPLKEQLEGFRRQVGETHAQETAQRHSLKFELERLAELNARMTEEAAALTRALKGDSKQQGNWGEVVLARILSECGLREGHEYHTQVNIEVDKGKRYQPDVIVHLPQDKDIIIDAKVSLTAYERWYNSDDTLEKAVALKEHVASVRNHIRELGRKDYQQLPGVRTLDYVLMFVAVEPAFLTALEADPSLVRYGLDHNILLVSPTNLMVALRTIENLWRYERQNQNSRQIAERAGRLYEKLRLFVEEMQQMGGSLHKAQESYDKAMGRLVNGRGNLIAQAERFRELGVEVTKPLPEPLINRALEREDSAD; encoded by the coding sequence ATGATCCCGATGACGAGCTGGCTGCCTGCGTTGCTGGCGGGTCTGCTCGCCCTGGGCCTCGGCTGGCTGGTGGGCCGCCGCGCGGCCCGGGAGGAGATGCTGCTGACCGAGGAGCGCCATCAGGCGCTGCAGGACAGATTCGACGAGCTGCAGGACGAGAAGATGCTGGGCCAGCAGAAGCTGGAGCAGCAGCAGGCCCTGCTGCTCAAGCTCACCGCCCGCCTCAAGGATGCCGAAGCCACCCTGCGCAGCGAGCGCATCGCCAGCGCCGAGAAGCTGCAACTGCAACAGCAGGCGGAGGCCCGCCTCAGCCAGCAGTTCGAGAACCTCGCCAACCGTATCTTCGAGCAAAACTCCGGTAACTTCCGCGAACTGAACCAGAACAGCCTGGATCTGCTGCTGACACCGCTCAAGGAGCAGCTCGAGGGTTTCCGTCGCCAGGTGGGGGAGACCCACGCTCAGGAGACGGCCCAGCGCCACAGCCTCAAGTTCGAGCTGGAGCGCCTCGCCGAGCTCAATGCCCGCATGACCGAAGAGGCCGCGGCGCTCACCCGGGCCCTCAAGGGGGACAGCAAGCAGCAGGGCAACTGGGGTGAGGTGGTGCTGGCCCGTATCCTCTCCGAGTGCGGCCTGCGGGAGGGCCACGAGTACCACACCCAGGTCAACATCGAGGTGGACAAGGGCAAGCGCTATCAGCCCGACGTCATCGTCCACCTGCCGCAAGACAAGGACATCATCATAGACGCCAAGGTGTCGCTGACCGCGTACGAGCGCTGGTACAACAGCGACGACACGCTGGAGAAGGCGGTGGCGCTCAAGGAGCACGTTGCATCGGTGCGCAACCACATCCGCGAGCTGGGCCGCAAGGATTACCAGCAACTGCCCGGGGTGCGCACCCTGGACTATGTGCTGATGTTCGTGGCGGTGGAGCCGGCGTTTCTGACCGCGCTGGAGGCCGACCCCTCCCTGGTGCGCTACGGGCTGGATCACAACATCCTACTGGTCAGCCCCACCAACCTGATGGTGGCGCTGCGCACCATAGAAAACCTGTGGCGCTACGAGCGCCAGAACCAGAACTCGCGCCAGATCGCCGAGCGGGCCGGACGGCTGTACGAGAAGCTGCGGTTGTTCGTGGAGGAGATGCAGCAGATGGGGGGCAGCCTGCACAAGGCGCAGGAGAGCTACGACAAGGCGATGGGTCGGCTGGTCAACGGCCGCGGTAACCTGATCGCCCAGGCCGAGCGCTTTCGCGAGCTGGGGGTGGAGGTGACCAAGCCGCTGCCGGAGCCGCTAATCAACCGTGCGCTGGAGCGGGAAGACTCCGCCGACTGA
- a CDS encoding ferredoxin-type protein NapF, translated as MTHFFCRWLMHALGSPAKPAVACHEARPPWAIEESQYLALCNRCGECFKACPNGLLKPADQPEYDGTPIAGTPVLDLACGQCSYCGSCARACPTGALDLRLGRQVQTRVRIEASCQARQGFYCLLCEDACPQQAIKASSEGVSVNMAACDGCGACGLACLHGAITLIPQP; from the coding sequence ATGACTCACTTTTTCTGTCGCTGGTTGATGCACGCACTGGGAAGCCCCGCCAAACCGGCCGTGGCTTGCCATGAGGCACGCCCGCCCTGGGCCATCGAGGAATCCCAATACCTCGCCCTCTGCAACCGTTGCGGTGAATGCTTCAAGGCCTGCCCCAACGGCCTGCTCAAACCGGCCGATCAGCCGGAATACGACGGTACCCCCATCGCCGGCACTCCGGTGCTGGATCTCGCCTGCGGCCAGTGCAGCTACTGCGGCAGTTGCGCCAGAGCCTGCCCCACGGGGGCGCTGGATCTGCGACTCGGCCGCCAGGTGCAGACCCGGGTCAGGATCGAGGCGAGCTGCCAGGCCCGCCAGGGCTTCTACTGCCTGCTGTGCGAGGATGCCTGCCCCCAGCAGGCGATCAAGGCCAGCAGCGAGGGGGTGAGCGTCAACATGGCGGCCTGTGACGGTTGCGGTGCCTGTGGCCTCGCCTGCCTGCACGGTGCCATCACCCTGATCCCGCAACCCTAG
- the trkA gene encoding Trk system potassium transporter TrkA: MKIIILGAGQVGGTLAENLAGENNDITIVDTDSDRLRELQDKFDLRVVNGHGAHPRVLREAGAQDADMLVAVTNSDETNMIACQVAYSLFNTPNKVARIRSPAYLVERDRLFLPESVPVDHLIAPEQLVTDYVRRLIEYPGALQVVDFAGGKVGLVAVKAYYGGPLVGNALSTLRDHMPNIETRVAAIFRQGRSIRPQGTTIIEADDEVFFVAAAGHIRAVMSELQRLESPYRRIMIVGGGNIGAGLARQLEKRYSVKLIERNQKRAEQLSELLENTIVFCGDAADQELLAEEHIDQIDVFIAVTNEDESNIMSALLAKKMGAKKTMVLIQRSAYVDLVQGGSIDIAISPQQATISALLTHVRRADIANVYSLRRGAAEAIEAIAHGDENTSKVVGKTVGELKLPPGTTIGAVVRGDEVLIAHDRTQIQQDDHVVMFLVDKKYIPEVERLFQPSPFFL; this comes from the coding sequence ATGAAAATCATCATTCTGGGCGCGGGTCAGGTCGGCGGCACGCTAGCCGAGAACCTCGCGGGTGAAAACAACGACATCACCATAGTCGATACCGACAGCGACCGTCTGCGGGAGCTGCAGGACAAGTTCGATCTGCGGGTGGTGAACGGTCACGGCGCCCACCCCAGGGTGCTGCGCGAAGCGGGCGCCCAGGATGCCGACATGCTGGTGGCGGTCACCAACAGCGACGAGACCAACATGATCGCCTGCCAGGTGGCCTACTCCCTGTTCAACACCCCGAACAAGGTGGCGCGCATTCGCTCCCCGGCCTATCTGGTGGAGCGGGATCGGCTGTTCCTGCCGGAATCCGTGCCGGTGGATCACCTGATCGCCCCCGAGCAGCTGGTAACCGACTACGTACGCCGGTTGATCGAATACCCGGGTGCGCTGCAGGTGGTGGACTTCGCCGGCGGCAAGGTGGGGCTGGTGGCGGTCAAGGCCTACTACGGCGGCCCCCTGGTGGGCAATGCGCTATCCACCCTGCGGGATCACATGCCCAACATCGAGACCCGAGTGGCCGCCATCTTCCGTCAGGGCCGCTCCATCCGCCCCCAGGGCACCACTATCATAGAGGCGGATGACGAGGTGTTCTTCGTCGCCGCCGCCGGCCATATCCGCGCCGTGATGTCGGAGCTGCAGCGGCTCGAGAGCCCCTATCGCCGCATCATGATAGTCGGGGGTGGCAACATAGGTGCCGGCCTCGCCCGCCAGCTGGAGAAGCGCTACAGCGTCAAGCTGATCGAGCGCAACCAGAAGCGGGCGGAACAGCTGTCGGAGCTGCTGGAGAACACCATCGTCTTCTGCGGCGACGCGGCGGATCAGGAGCTGCTGGCGGAGGAGCACATCGATCAGATCGACGTCTTCATCGCGGTGACCAACGAGGACGAGTCCAACATCATGTCGGCCCTGCTCGCCAAGAAGATGGGCGCCAAGAAGACCATGGTGCTGATCCAGCGCAGCGCCTACGTGGATCTGGTGCAGGGCGGCTCCATCGACATCGCCATCTCGCCCCAGCAGGCCACCATCTCGGCCCTGCTGACCCACGTGCGCCGGGCGGATATCGCCAACGTCTACAGCCTGCGCCGCGGCGCGGCCGAGGCCATCGAGGCCATAGCCCACGGTGACGAGAACACCTCCAAGGTGGTGGGCAAGACGGTGGGCGAGCTCAAGCTGCCGCCGGGCACCACCATAGGCGCAGTGGTGCGCGGCGACGAGGTGCTGATCGCCCACGATCGCACCCAGATCCAGCAGGATGACCACGTGGTGATGTTCCTGGTGGACAAGAAGTACATTCCGGAAGTGGAACGTCTGTTCCAGCCAAGTCCCTTCTTCCTGTAA
- a CDS encoding LysR substrate-binding domain-containing protein: MKLQQLKYLIAVRDHNLNVSVASDALYTSQPGVSKQIGLLESELGVRIFERRGKHLHRITPVGEEIIRCAEAMLNIEGKIKAISREYLDPTVGTLNIHTTHTIARYLLPKSVTYFTKKYPKISFHLHPVMSANKEQISKGYSDFSIVAHEIGFDKELIALPAYLWTLSLVVPQDHPLAKVKKPSLEQLCQYPILSYESGATGRQVQDQVFQAAGLTPNYYMTVMDAGVIKRYVELGFGIGIISSLVADDTDAPGLVAINLEYLFAPCPAQLCFSKSILLQNYMYDFISSFSPHLTKEVIQNVMQQPTQARIDELMTGVELPVY, encoded by the coding sequence TTGAAACTACAGCAGTTGAAGTATCTGATCGCGGTGCGGGACCACAATCTCAATGTTTCCGTCGCTTCCGATGCGCTCTATACCAGCCAGCCTGGGGTGAGCAAGCAGATCGGCTTGCTGGAGAGCGAGCTGGGGGTGCGTATCTTCGAGCGCCGCGGCAAGCACCTGCATCGCATCACCCCGGTGGGCGAGGAGATCATCAGGTGTGCCGAGGCGATGCTCAACATCGAGGGCAAGATCAAGGCCATCTCCCGCGAGTACCTGGATCCGACCGTGGGCACGCTCAACATCCACACCACCCACACCATAGCGCGTTATCTGCTGCCCAAGAGCGTCACTTATTTCACCAAGAAGTACCCCAAGATCTCGTTCCATCTGCACCCGGTGATGTCGGCCAACAAGGAGCAGATCAGCAAGGGCTACTCCGATTTTTCCATCGTGGCCCACGAGATCGGCTTCGACAAGGAGCTGATCGCACTGCCCGCCTACCTCTGGACCCTGTCGCTGGTGGTGCCGCAGGATCACCCGCTGGCCAAGGTGAAGAAGCCGAGCCTGGAGCAGCTCTGTCAGTACCCCATCCTCAGCTACGAGAGTGGCGCCACCGGGCGTCAGGTGCAGGATCAGGTGTTCCAGGCCGCTGGCCTCACCCCCAACTACTACATGACGGTGATGGATGCCGGCGTCATCAAGCGCTACGTGGAGCTGGGCTTCGGCATCGGCATCATCTCATCCTTGGTGGCCGACGACACCGATGCCCCCGGCCTGGTGGCCATCAACCTGGAGTACCTGTTCGCGCCCTGCCCGGCCCAGCTCTGCTTCAGCAAGAGCATACTGTTGCAGAACTACATGTATGACTTCATCAGCTCCTTCTCGCCGCACCTCACCAAGGAGGTGATCCAGAACGTCATGCAGCAGCCGACCCAGGCGCGCATCGACGAGCTGATGACCGGGGTGGAACTACCCGTCTACTGA
- a CDS encoding PfkB family carbohydrate kinase, producing the protein MSRILLLANLNCDHVLSLGEPLVAGARLQYLDQGRRLGGGAANTGIGLVWAGHEVRIASRIGLDETGDWLLEQAAIHGLDCSQVERFGGETGELLILVDSTGERTILRRPRRPDLPGDLPVEGVDCLYVNYPGTAIIGYMRQMLGKSFVVAQYPKGGQARRPCHVLVASRADLAEVADPWLHARGLAGEQLEWLVLTEGKAGAVAIHGEEQIRVAARPVSVVDTTGAGDAFAGGLIHGLARGMAIQDALQCAVDWGAFAVASESSIPSQALKNWLRLPH; encoded by the coding sequence ATGTCCCGCATCCTGCTGCTCGCCAACCTCAACTGTGACCATGTGCTCTCCCTGGGCGAACCGCTGGTGGCGGGGGCCCGTCTGCAGTACCTGGATCAGGGGCGCAGGCTGGGGGGCGGCGCCGCCAACACCGGCATCGGCCTGGTGTGGGCGGGGCACGAGGTGCGCATCGCCTCGCGCATCGGGCTGGACGAGACCGGCGACTGGCTGCTGGAGCAGGCGGCGATCCATGGTCTGGATTGCAGCCAGGTGGAGCGCTTCGGTGGCGAGACCGGCGAGCTGCTGATCCTGGTGGACTCCACCGGCGAGCGCACCATCTTGCGCCGTCCCCGTCGCCCCGATCTGCCCGGTGACCTGCCGGTGGAGGGGGTGGATTGCCTCTACGTCAACTATCCCGGCACCGCCATCATAGGTTACATGCGCCAGATGCTCGGCAAGAGCTTCGTGGTGGCCCAGTACCCCAAGGGCGGCCAGGCCCGCCGTCCCTGCCATGTGCTGGTGGCCTCCCGCGCCGATCTGGCGGAGGTGGCCGATCCCTGGCTGCATGCCCGCGGCCTGGCGGGGGAGCAGCTGGAGTGGCTGGTGCTGACCGAGGGCAAGGCGGGGGCCGTGGCCATCCACGGCGAGGAGCAGATCCGGGTCGCGGCGCGGCCGGTGTCGGTGGTGGATACCACGGGGGCGGGGGATGCCTTCGCCGGTGGCCTCATCCACGGCCTGGCCCGTGGCATGGCGATCCAGGATGCCCTGCAGTGCGCGGTGGACTGGGGCGCCTTCGCGGTGGCGTCGGAGAGCTCCATCCCCTCCCAGGCCCTGAAAAACTGGCTGAGACTGCCCCACTGA
- a CDS encoding aspartate aminotransferase family protein encodes MKPISDINTPSDMSAFWMPFTANQQFKAAPRILKSAEGMYYHSEDGRKILDGTAGLWCCNAGHGRREIAEAVSQQISHLDFAPTFQMGHPLPFELANQLVEIAPKGFGHVFYTNSGSEAVDTALKIALAWQRARGQGSRTRLIGRERGYHGVGFGGISVGGIPGNRKWFGSLLTGVDHLPHTLNIAKNAFTKGLPEEDLSLADELEKIVFLHDASNIAAVIVEPIAGSTGVIMPPKGYLKRLREICTRHGILLIFDEVITGFGRLGAPFAAQEFDVMPDMITCAKGLTNGAIPMGAVLVQNHIYDDMIAAGKGAIELFHGYTYSGHPVAAAAGLATLEIYRNENLLNRAADLAGYWEAAAHSLKGCKHVKDVRNYGLVAGIELESMPDAPGKRGYEVFVRCFEKGALVRVTGDIIALSPPLIIERSEIDDLFTLLQDALQAQD; translated from the coding sequence ATGAAACCGATAAGCGACATCAATACTCCCTCCGACATGTCCGCCTTCTGGATGCCCTTCACCGCCAACCAGCAGTTCAAGGCGGCGCCGCGTATCCTGAAGTCGGCAGAGGGGATGTATTATCACTCAGAGGATGGCCGCAAGATACTGGATGGCACCGCCGGGCTCTGGTGTTGCAACGCGGGCCATGGTCGGCGCGAGATTGCCGAGGCGGTCTCCCAGCAGATCTCCCACCTCGATTTCGCCCCTACGTTCCAGATGGGCCACCCTCTACCGTTCGAGCTGGCCAACCAGCTGGTGGAGATAGCCCCCAAGGGATTCGGCCACGTCTTCTATACCAACTCCGGCTCTGAGGCCGTCGATACGGCGCTGAAGATAGCGCTGGCCTGGCAACGGGCGCGCGGCCAGGGTAGCCGCACCCGCCTCATCGGCCGCGAGCGCGGCTATCACGGGGTCGGCTTCGGCGGCATCTCGGTCGGCGGCATCCCCGGCAACCGCAAGTGGTTCGGCTCCCTGCTGACCGGGGTGGATCATCTGCCCCATACCCTCAACATCGCCAAGAATGCCTTCACCAAGGGCCTGCCCGAGGAGGATCTCAGCCTGGCCGACGAGCTGGAGAAGATCGTCTTCCTCCATGACGCCAGCAACATAGCCGCCGTCATCGTCGAACCCATCGCCGGCAGCACCGGCGTCATCATGCCGCCCAAGGGCTACCTCAAGCGGCTGCGGGAGATCTGCACCAGGCACGGCATCCTGCTGATCTTCGACGAGGTGATCACCGGCTTCGGCCGGCTGGGTGCCCCCTTCGCCGCCCAGGAGTTCGATGTCATGCCCGACATGATCACCTGTGCCAAGGGGCTCACCAACGGCGCCATCCCCATGGGGGCCGTGCTGGTGCAGAACCACATCTATGACGACATGATAGCGGCGGGCAAGGGAGCCATAGAGCTGTTCCACGGCTACACCTACTCGGGTCACCCGGTGGCCGCCGCCGCCGGTCTGGCGACCCTGGAGATCTACCGCAACGAGAATCTGCTCAACCGCGCCGCCGATCTGGCGGGCTACTGGGAGGCGGCGGCCCACTCCCTCAAGGGCTGCAAGCATGTGAAGGATGTGCGCAACTACGGTCTGGTGGCGGGCATCGAGCTGGAATCCATGCCGGATGCACCGGGCAAGCGTGGCTACGAGGTGTTCGTGCGCTGCTTCGAGAAGGGGGCGTTGGTCCGCGTCACCGGCGACATCATCGCCCTGTCGCCACCCCTCATCATAGAGCGCAGCGAGATCGACGATCTCTTCACCCTGCTGCAGGATGCCCTGCAGGCACAGGACTGA